The Deltaproteobacteria bacterium genome contains the following window.
GAAGGTCTCCTCCAACGGCGTGACCGATGAGATGTGGGGACAGATGGTGGCTTATGCCAAGAAAGAAGGACTTAAGGGGGGGAACTATAAGAAGCTCAATCTCCCCTTTGAGAACAAGCTGCTGGGCCTTCCCCGGGAGATCCGGGAGAGGATGGTAAAGGGGGTGGAGGACTTTGTCTATGACCTTCTGGTCAATGTTTTTAACGCCCGGGATACCGCTCCTCTGGGCATAGAGGCCATCTTGAAGGCAGGTTCCCATGATCTGGGTCCCAAAGGGAATCGGATCGAGGATCCGGCCCAATGGACAGAGGCCAGGATACGGGAGAGGGCCGCCGGGTTCGGTGCGAAAAAAGGCGGTGCAGGCAATTTTGATGATTAGGGGTCTGGATGCTGGATGCTCGATACTGGATACTGGGTGCTGGATACTTGAAACTGGTTACTCGTAGCTGGTTTAGGGATACAGGCGCCTGGCTGACGGCTCATAGCTCATGGTTGCTGGGATAGTGCATTTTTTCTGACATCTGACATCCGACTTCTGACTTCTGGTATTTGATTCTGGATGCTCGATACTGGATATTGGAGATGCTGGATGGGGGCATATCTAAAGCTTTCGGACAGGCAAGTGGATTATTATCGGTCACCCCCTTGTAAGAAGGCGGGACCTTGGCGTCTTGGTGCCTTTGTGTGAAAAATTTTGGTTGTGACAATGACAAAAAACCAGACTGAGAATCGCTTCCCCCATCACTGGATCGATGCCATTCAGGTGGAAGACCGGGTTTCGGGCTGTTACCTGGTCAAGGAAAAGCGCGTGGCAAAGACGCGTAATGGAAATGCATTTTTGAGCCTGACCCTGGCGGACAGGACCGGCGAGATATCGGCAAAGATCTGGGAAAACGCTGAGTCGGTTTCAGGGCTTTTTCATGAGGGAGATATCGTCCAGGTGGAAGGGAAGGCCGGTTCCTACCGTGATCAGATCCAGATCACCGTCTCCGGCCTGGATCTGTTCAATGAACCGCCGGATCCGGAAATCTTTCTTGAGAAAAGTCCCGAAGATCCGTCGACCATGGTCCGCGCCCTCCGGGAAATTCTCCGGGGGATACAGGATGTGCATCTGAGAGGACTGGTGGACAGTTTCCTGGGGGATCGGGAGTTTATGGCCCGGTTTAAAAGGGCCCCGGCTGCAAAAACCTTTCACCACGGTTATTTAGGGGGCCTCCTGGAGCATACCTTGTCGGTCTGTCGAATGGCCGTACATGCGGTCGATCATTATCCCCAGCTGAACCGGGACCTCCTCATCACATCGGCCTTTCTCCACGATATCGGCAAGATCAGGGAACTTACATACGATCTTCTCATCGACTATACGGATGAAGGACGATTGGTCGGTCATCTGGTACTGGGTGCGGGCATGGTCGATGAGAAGTTGAAGGGATTCCCTGATTTTCCACAGGGACTGGCCGTTCGATTAAGACATCTGATCCTGAGTCACCACGGCCAGTACGATTTCGGGTCCCCCAAGGCGCCCAAGTTCTTGGAGGCCTTTGCCCTCCATCTGATAGACGATCTCGATGCCAAGATAAACGGTCTCGGCCGGTTCATGGAAAGGGACCGGCACGAGGGGTCTTGGACCGATTTCAACAGGATGTTCGGCAGGTACTTCCTCAAGGGCGAGATAGAACCGGCCCAAACGACCTCACAAGGGCCTGAAACGACCGACAACCGGCAGGGCACCCTCTTTTCATCCCCTCGGGATCTGTAGCGTTCTCTCACCCACGGCATCATAACCACCCCTAACCTCGGTCTTCAGCGAATGGGGCAGAGGAGAAAAGAGCCGCTCAGCCTCGCCGGGAACGACGTGGTACCGGAAAAGCTGCCCGTGGTCGTGCTTGTCCCTGCCCGGTCGCTCTTTTCATGTGACAACCGGTTGATATCATAGGACAAGAAATATATTTTTGTCGTCTAATAGATGCAAAGGAAGGATCGAACGATGAGATACAAAAACTTTGTTAACTGCTTCATAGGAGCACTATTCATTCTGACAGGGTGCACGACCATTCCCCAAAAACCCAACTATGTGGACGACAATTCCTGGGTTGCCAAATCAATCAGCATCGACAAGCCTGTTGATGTGTTTTATGTCTACCCCACCATCCATGTCGCAAAAACCCCGCCGAACATGGACGTTTCCGACCACCCTGAATTTATGTATGCTGCCCTATGACGACGACAAGAAAGAAACCTGCCGAAAAGCAGATCGCCAAACAGGCAGGCAAAGGATTTTCAAGCGCTGATATTCACCGGCTTGAGTTTCATCGCCATGGCCTGGCCCTGTTCCCGGCCCCGGAGGACAAGCGACCGGGCATCGCCGTTCTTGTGGAAGATGAGAAGTCGGGCCTCAGGCAGCGATTCTGCTCCTGTTCCGTATATAAAAAGCGGACATGCACCCATGTTCAGAGGCTGACCAAACTGGCCAGGACACTCACCGAAAGGCTTGACGGAAAGACGCCTGTGGAGGATTTCAGGCCAAGCATCTGGTATCGTCTCGCAGAAATCCTGTCGGACAAATGCAGGGAAAGGCCGGATACCGTCGTGACCATGGAGGTCCTGGATCGAAATGGAGGGCATGTAACCCGGGTGATCGATGCCTCCGGGGAGGAGATGGTCCGCTCTTACCTAAAGGGACCTGCCAGGGTCAGGTTTATGGAGCGTTGCGTGGGCACGTCGGATCGGGATGCGGTTCCCAACAGGGGCATGATTCTCGATCGCCTGGCCCTCATGACCCTCACGGAAAATGAACGGTTGATGCGCGAGAGGGGCTTCAAGACGCGCAGGCAGGTTCTGGAGGGATCATTCTGGTACCGGATGGCGTATCATGGGTACCGCGAATTCGGCCGGGAGGGGTGTGCCTTCTATCCGGCCATAGAAGAGAATACGGGCGCATTCACCGTTGGCGTCAGAGACAGCAACGGGGAGATGCTCTTTCGCATGGTGATTCCACGCCACAAGGTCAGGTCGTTGCTGCGGACCTTTCAAGACCTTCTCCCAAATCAGCACCACTTCGCCATTCACCCCGTCCCGTTGAAATCCATCTTCAAGGTGAGTCCGAATACGCAACTGGACCTGGAGGTCAGGCCCCTGATTCAGTTGATCCAGGAAAACGGCGAGACCCGCTTCTTTGAAAGAGAAGACCTGGAGAAGTTTAGGTATGGGAATCTGATCTATATCAAAGAAATGGGTCTCCTTGCCGAACTGGAGCCTGAAGGGTTGACCCAACGCAAATTCCAGGCGCCGGTCCGGATGGTCCTGAAAAAGTCACAGGTCCCCAGCTTTTTTGAGGAATTCGGCCATGAGGCCGATGGTTCCTCGGCCCTGGTGGATGAGGACCTAAGGCCCCTTCGCATGATACGGACCTTTGACCGGCTGAAAATCACCCCCGCATCCCTGGGCAGGGACTGGTGCTGGCTCTCCGCAGACTATGGATTCGGAAACCGGTCCATTTCTCTGGCGGAGATACTGGGCGCCAAGAAGGAGGGCCTCCGGTACATCGGCACCGCAGGGGGATGGATCGACTGTGAATCCGCGGAATTCGACGGCCTCACCCCCATCCTGCACCGGTTCAAAGAGGACCCGGTATCCGGTGAGGCCGGGAACATCGGGCTGTCCCGAATGGACCTCCTCCGCGTCTATGCCGGGGCCGGCCGTCCCGTTGACATATCGGGCGACAATGATGATACGGACCTCTTTCGGAAGATGGTTGAACTCAAGCCCGGCCGTGACCTGCCGAGGCTGAAGGGCCTGGCCTCTTCGCTCAGACCCTACCAGGAGCGGGGCGTGGAGTGGCTCCATTTTCTCTTTGAAAACGGTTTTGGCGGGCTTCTCTGCGACGATATGGGCCTGGGCAAGACCCACGAGGTCATGGCCTTTATGGTGGGTCTCCAGGAGCGGGAAGAGGCGTGCGGCCCTTTCCTGGTGGTATGTCCCACCACGGTCTTGAGTCATTGGGACCATAAGATCCGCGCCCATGCCCCCACTCTCAGGCCGGTCATCTATCACGGCAGCGAGCGGGACCTTGAGGCAGCGGTAGATGCCGGCGACGTCCTGCTGACATCCTACGGGATATTGAGGAGGGACATAGAGAGGTTAAAGAATATCGCCTTTGGGGGTGCGTTTTTTGATGAGATCCAGAATCTCAAGAACCCGGAAACCCTGGCGTACCAGGCCGCAAAGGAGATCAAGGCCCCGGTGAAGCTGGGGTTGACAGGAACGCCCATCGAGAACCGCCTCATGGAATTGAAGGCCCTCTTTGACCTGACCCTTCCGGGATATCTGGGAACGGACCGCGATTTTGAAAACGATTTCGTAAAACCCATTGAGACGGACCCTGCCAGCCCCAGGGCCGAGGCATTGGGGAGGCTCATTTCGCCGTTCAGTCTTCGGCGACGAAAGGAGACGGTCCTCAATGATCTTCCCCCCAAGATCGAGGACCTCCGGAACTGCCTGCTAAGTGAGGATCAGGTCAAGCTCTATCGGGACGCCATCGCATCCAGGGGTGGCGGATTGTTGCGGTCCCTCCAGAACGAGGGGGAGACCATCCCCTATATCCACATCTTTGCCCTCCTCAACCTCCTCAAGCAGATCTGCAACCACCCCTGCCTGATGAATGGACAGGCGAATGACTATGACAAATTGGAATCAGGCAAGTGGGAGCTCTTTAAGGAGATCCTGGCAGAGGCCCTCGACAGCGGACAGAAGGTGGTTGTGTACAGCCAGTTTATCGGAATGATATCCATCATGGAGCTGTTCCTGAAGGAATTGGGTGTGGGTTTTGTCGCCCTTACCGGGAAAAGCCGGAACCGGGGGGAGATCATCGCCCGGTTCAATGATGACCCGGGCTGCCGGGTCTATCTGGGGAGCCTCAAGGCCGGGGGCGTGGGGATCGACCTGGTGGCCGCATCGGTCGTGATCCACTATGACATGTGGTGGAACGCGGCGCGGGAGGATCAGGCCACGGACCGGGTCCACCGGATCGGACAGAGACGCGGGGTCCATGTCTTCAAGCTGGTCACCGAGGGGACCCTTGAAGAGAAGATCGCCGCCGTCATCCAGAGGAAACGGAACCTGATGGACAGCGTGGTCAAAGAGAGCGACCCGGATCTTCTCAAGACCTTTTCACGGCAGGAATTGATAGACCTCCTGACGCCCCCATAGTGCCGGCGATAGAGGACCGAAATGTCACCATCCCCACGGCGGTACCCTGACCGGCAGATCATGGGGCGGAGCAGGGATGAACCGGACGGCGCCGATCCAATGGCGCACAATTGCATTGATTTCCCTTGACATTTTCGTCCCCTGCCGTATGATTCCTCTCAATTTGAATAGAACCTCAACCGCACATTTTGTATGGGCCAGAAGCCAATAGAATCGCTCCGCGATTCGGATTATAGCCCTTGGCGCATAGCCCATAAAACCTTTTGTCATCAGCCACGAGCCATCAGCCATGAACCGCGTCAGCCCGGACTATCCCCATTGACCTGTGAAAGGGGAGTATTTTTTCCATACATCTCCCCCCAATGCGGCCGTCAGGCCATATCCGAGAAAAGGTCTTGTGAGGAATTATGAAAATCGTCCTGGTTTCCATGCCCGATGTGGCCCCCGTGATCATGCACGAGTCCGCCTTCCATATGCCGAACCTGGGCCTGGCCAGCCTGGCCGCCAACCTTGACGACGGACATGACGTTCGCATCGTCGATCTTATCCGCAAGCGCCGCAATGTCCGTAAATATCTCGGCCGTATCCTTTTAAGTTTCCGTCCGCAAGTGGTCGGGCTCTCCTGTATGACCTGGCAATATGCCACATGTAAAAAACTGATCAAGCTGATCCGCCAACTCCTACCGGAAGTGAAAATCGTCCTTGGCGGTTACCACGCCACGCTCATGTATGCGGAAATCGGCGAATCGGAAAGCGGAAAGCTGCTCGATTTCTTGGTCCGGGGTGAAGGTGAAGATACCTTCCGCCGGTTGATCAGGGTTCTGGAAGGCAAAGAACATGTTGAGGATATCCCATCGGTCTCCTACCACACCGGGGCCGGGTTTGTGCACAACCCTAAGGGGGAGCTGCTTGACCTGAAAACGCTAAAACTGCCTGTTCGGGACAAAAGGCGGCTTACCTGGGGCTACCACATTATGAACCGTAGTTCGGAGGTTATCGAGACCTCCCGGGGATGTCTGCGCAACTGCAACTTCTGCAGTATCCGGCACATGTACGGCCGGGCGTTTCGATCGTTCCCCATTGAAAGGATCCTGGCAGACATAGACGATATCTACTATAAACGACGTGTCCGTTGGATCTTCGTATCAGACGACAACTTCGTCATGATTCCGGAAAGGGTCACGGAGTTGTGCGACGCCATCATTGCCCGCAAGTACCGCAACCTTGTCCTGGTGGTCCAGGCAGACTGCGTGACCATCGCCCGCAATGAAGCGATGGTCCGAAAGATGTCCCGGGCCGGATTCAAATCCCTTTTCCTGGGGATGGAAAATGTTTCAAAGAAAAACCTGCAGATCGCTAAGAAAGGCGATATCGTCGACGCGTCGCGTAAAGCGATCGCCCTTTGCCACAAATACGGCATCATGATAGTGGGCGGGATGATCTTCGGATTCCCGGACGATGGGGAACAGGAGATCATTGACAACTATGAATTCCTGAAATCCACCGGGGCCGACACCGCTTATTGCCAGATTCTTACCCCATATCCCAAGACCGACATCCGTCAGTACCTCCTGGACAACGACCTGGTGACCAACCGCTACGACTACTCCCGTTACAACGGCATGTGGGCCAACGTAAAAACCCGGCATATTTCTTCCGATACCCTGCAGTATTTGGTCTGGTATCACAACCAGAAAATTATGGGTTGGTGGGAACCGTCGGAAAGGATGCAAAAGCAAGCCCGTCTCTGGACCTCCATCTGGCTCTATTGCTTCAGGCCCCTGATGAAAATCCTGGTAGCCCGGGCTCAGAGAAAGTACGGCTGGAGAGGGCGTTTTGAAAGGGAGATCGCAGGGCGGAAGGCTGTGAACAGGTTCCGGGACTTGGATGACTTCACTTAGGGCCATGCGGACGTCCAGAAAACGCCGGCCCAATGAAGGCACCCTCTGGCGTACATGCCGGTAAGAAAGGATGATTGACAGAATCTTACTCTTCCTCTACCTTGAATACCATCAATGAATTTAACCAGAATATGTCGTGTGGAGAAGAGCTGATGGAAACCTGTTCATCCAAAGTTACATCAAAGGGTCAGGTTGTAATCCCCAAAGGGCTCCGGGAGAAATATGCCATTGTTCCTGCTACGAGAATCCGGTGGGTTCCCATTAAGGAAGGTATTCTGATGGTGCCGGAATCTGCTGATCCAATACGGGCGGCAAGGGGCATGTTGAGGGGGTCTGCTATATTGAAGGCGTACATGAAAGAAAAAAAACGCGAGATGGAGCGGGAGGAGGGGAAGCTTGGCAAAGGGATATGTGCTGGATAGCTTCGCTCTCATTGGTTTTCTTGAAAATGAACCGTTTGCAGAGAAAATGGAAGGCGTTTTTCGCGATGCAGGAAGGGGAGGAGAATGATCCGCTTGGATTTGTAGCTTTCAGCTTTGACCTTTCATCCATCAGCCATGAGCTATCAGCCATGAACCGCATTAGCCTGAATTATCCACTCAAATACCCCCTACCTCCTCCTGACAGGGGTCTTTCCGGACTGTTGGGAGTAAAAACGGCTTCATAGGTAGGGTCTCTTGATACTGCCTTAAAAAAAGGCACTTCCAGAGAAAAAGGGGTCCGCAGATGGACAGGATTGTCGCTCATTGGGTCGAAAGAGCCGAATATGATCTCGATACAGCAAAGGCGATGCTGGACGCAGGCCGTTATCTTTACGTTGGGTATATGTGCCAGCAGGCGATTGAGAAGCTGCTGAAAGCGATCATTGCGAATCAAAATAAAGAAAACCTGCCGATACACAATTTGAATCGGCTTTCAGATGTTGCCGAGATTTCGTCTTTATTGAGTTCGGATCAGGTTATATTCCTGGCGGAACTGACTCCGTTTTGTATTGAAGCGCGTTACGGAGATTTCAAGGAGAGTCTGTCCGAAATCATCGATAATGAAAAGGCGCGAGCCATCTATCAAAAGACTCGGGAGATGTTCCAGTGGCTTTATCAAAAAATCAGGTAAATGAGATTATCAAGGGCTTTGTCTCCAGGCTGATGCGCGACATCCCTGTGGACGAGGTGATCCTGTTCGGTTCTTACGCCCATGGAACCCCTGAGGAACACAGCGATATTGACCTTGCCGTTATTTCCGACTGGTTTCGAGATAAGACGCGCATTGAAGGCATGCAGTATCTATCCCGGATTGCGGCACGGTATAACACAATGATTGAGGCGATACCGTTTACCACCGAAGAATATAAGAACTTGGATAAAAGGACCTTTTTGGGCGCCATCGTGAGGAGAGGGAAGCCCTATCACATTGACGCCGATGATCTTGTTTCACCTGAATAACCTTGCACCTTTCACCCATGAACGATGAGCTATCAACCATGAACCGCGTCAGCCCGGACTATCCCCTCAAATACCCATACCCACCTCCTGACAGGAGTCGGTTTTCCTGTTGGGAGTGAAAATCATCAGCGCAGATCCGCAGATTTATGTTTCACAACCTTACACACAGAACGATACTAATCCCGGGATGGGCCGGGCGCATTCAGCGGTTGGGCCGACAAAGGCCTTTTTCTCACAACCGGAACAATTACACGGGGTGCCGGCCGCGAGGCCACAAGAGATGGGCCACACCCATTGACCTGATGGATGGAGAATAACGTGCGGACAAACTCAAGGGACTCCGCCGGGGTATAAACACTGAGAGGGTCGAAAGTGTGAGAGTTGATGCCGACCGGTTCAGGAATGTCTGAGAGAGCCCCCTCTCAAGTCAGTCCAAATTGACGGAGACGAGTGCCTGAAAGGGCTTTATTTGATTATTGAAGGACGCCCCTTCAGCCCTTCAGCCCTTTCTTATTAGCCGAGAAGTGGTTGTAAATCTGATAGCCAATGCCTCAACAAGCGCTGGTTTGTCTATCCAGGCTGCATTGGACCTGAACGAATACCCTACAGGAATCAAAATTTCCGATGAACAGATAAAAAGCCTAAACATACATCCGGGTGAATTTCATGGGACTGATTGGAACTACACGATCAAACCTTTGACATGAAAAGATGAGTTAATAATTTACAATTCCTAAGCTACCGCGCACATGCTGTCAATTAGTTCGCTTACTCCAACAGTTGCTATACCGGATGTAATGTCAGACATGCCATAGGGAATGACCAGGTCGCTATTGTGGAAAATCGCACCGCAGGTATAAACGACATTGGGGACATACCCCTCGCGCTCTTCCTCATTCGGGGTAAGTAACGGCTCTTCAAGGCGGGCGACGACTCTTGCCGGGTTTTCAAGATCGAGCAGCATGGCGCCGATGCAATACTGCCGCATGGGCCCGACGCCGTGGGTGAGCACGATCCAGCCTTTATCG
Protein-coding sequences here:
- a CDS encoding HD domain-containing protein; the protein is MTKNQTENRFPHHWIDAIQVEDRVSGCYLVKEKRVAKTRNGNAFLSLTLADRTGEISAKIWENAESVSGLFHEGDIVQVEGKAGSYRDQIQITVSGLDLFNEPPDPEIFLEKSPEDPSTMVRALREILRGIQDVHLRGLVDSFLGDREFMARFKRAPAAKTFHHGYLGGLLEHTLSVCRMAVHAVDHYPQLNRDLLITSAFLHDIGKIRELTYDLLIDYTDEGRLVGHLVLGAGMVDEKLKGFPDFPQGLAVRLRHLILSHHGQYDFGSPKAPKFLEAFALHLIDDLDAKINGLGRFMERDRHEGSWTDFNRMFGRYFLKGEIEPAQTTSQGPETTDNRQGTLFSSPRDL
- a CDS encoding DUF3089 domain-containing protein; the protein is MRYKNFVNCFIGALFILTGCTTIPQKPNYVDDNSWVAKSISIDKPVDVFYVYPTIHVAKTPPNMDVSDHPEFMYAAL
- a CDS encoding DEAD/DEAH box helicase — encoded protein: MTTTRKKPAEKQIAKQAGKGFSSADIHRLEFHRHGLALFPAPEDKRPGIAVLVEDEKSGLRQRFCSCSVYKKRTCTHVQRLTKLARTLTERLDGKTPVEDFRPSIWYRLAEILSDKCRERPDTVVTMEVLDRNGGHVTRVIDASGEEMVRSYLKGPARVRFMERCVGTSDRDAVPNRGMILDRLALMTLTENERLMRERGFKTRRQVLEGSFWYRMAYHGYREFGREGCAFYPAIEENTGAFTVGVRDSNGEMLFRMVIPRHKVRSLLRTFQDLLPNQHHFAIHPVPLKSIFKVSPNTQLDLEVRPLIQLIQENGETRFFEREDLEKFRYGNLIYIKEMGLLAELEPEGLTQRKFQAPVRMVLKKSQVPSFFEEFGHEADGSSALVDEDLRPLRMIRTFDRLKITPASLGRDWCWLSADYGFGNRSISLAEILGAKKEGLRYIGTAGGWIDCESAEFDGLTPILHRFKEDPVSGEAGNIGLSRMDLLRVYAGAGRPVDISGDNDDTDLFRKMVELKPGRDLPRLKGLASSLRPYQERGVEWLHFLFENGFGGLLCDDMGLGKTHEVMAFMVGLQEREEACGPFLVVCPTTVLSHWDHKIRAHAPTLRPVIYHGSERDLEAAVDAGDVLLTSYGILRRDIERLKNIAFGGAFFDEIQNLKNPETLAYQAAKEIKAPVKLGLTGTPIENRLMELKALFDLTLPGYLGTDRDFENDFVKPIETDPASPRAEALGRLISPFSLRRRKETVLNDLPPKIEDLRNCLLSEDQVKLYRDAIASRGGGLLRSLQNEGETIPYIHIFALLNLLKQICNHPCLMNGQANDYDKLESGKWELFKEILAEALDSGQKVVVYSQFIGMISIMELFLKELGVGFVALTGKSRNRGEIIARFNDDPGCRVYLGSLKAGGVGIDLVAASVVIHYDMWWNAAREDQATDRVHRIGQRRGVHVFKLVTEGTLEEKIAAVIQRKRNLMDSVVKESDPDLLKTFSRQELIDLLTPP
- a CDS encoding B12-binding domain-containing radical SAM protein, translating into MKIVLVSMPDVAPVIMHESAFHMPNLGLASLAANLDDGHDVRIVDLIRKRRNVRKYLGRILLSFRPQVVGLSCMTWQYATCKKLIKLIRQLLPEVKIVLGGYHATLMYAEIGESESGKLLDFLVRGEGEDTFRRLIRVLEGKEHVEDIPSVSYHTGAGFVHNPKGELLDLKTLKLPVRDKRRLTWGYHIMNRSSEVIETSRGCLRNCNFCSIRHMYGRAFRSFPIERILADIDDIYYKRRVRWIFVSDDNFVMIPERVTELCDAIIARKYRNLVLVVQADCVTIARNEAMVRKMSRAGFKSLFLGMENVSKKNLQIAKKGDIVDASRKAIALCHKYGIMIVGGMIFGFPDDGEQEIIDNYEFLKSTGADTAYCQILTPYPKTDIRQYLLDNDLVTNRYDYSRYNGMWANVKTRHISSDTLQYLVWYHNQKIMGWWEPSERMQKQARLWTSIWLYCFRPLMKILVARAQRKYGWRGRFEREIAGRKAVNRFRDLDDFT
- a CDS encoding AbrB/MazE/SpoVT family DNA-binding domain-containing protein; translation: METCSSKVTSKGQVVIPKGLREKYAIVPATRIRWVPIKEGILMVPESADPIRAARGMLRGSAILKAYMKEKKREMEREEGKLGKGICAG
- a CDS encoding HEPN domain-containing protein translates to MDRIVAHWVERAEYDLDTAKAMLDAGRYLYVGYMCQQAIEKLLKAIIANQNKENLPIHNLNRLSDVAEISSLLSSDQVIFLAELTPFCIEARYGDFKESLSEIIDNEKARAIYQKTREMFQWLYQKIR
- a CDS encoding nucleotidyltransferase domain-containing protein: MALSKNQVNEIIKGFVSRLMRDIPVDEVILFGSYAHGTPEEHSDIDLAVISDWFRDKTRIEGMQYLSRIAARYNTMIEAIPFTTEEYKNLDKRTFLGAIVRRGKPYHIDADDLVSPE